Part of the Cydia pomonella isolate Wapato2018A chromosome 8, ilCydPomo1, whole genome shotgun sequence genome is shown below.
ACAGACCAGTAGACATGTGGGATATGGGTAAGGTATAACCGCATATAGTTTGAATATTATTTGCTccacaaattttatttatcaggtaaaataattattaatgtcattattgatATAAAAATTGTTAGGTATCTGCCTCTATATCAATAATATACAGAGACGATCGATCGATTATGATTAGTGGTAGGCCTTCTGTTATATAACAAGCAAAAGAAACCGTCCGATCCGTGAAGGGGATCTTCGAAAATGaatcgaaacatgtcgagcatcTTTTCAACTTaataatacgtgagtgacccgttttaaaataattttaatatgttcaagtCTCGCGGGagttttatactaaataaaggACAACAGTATTCGTTATCAAAGcagtaatattaaaataataatttgaaatcaGGAACTAACAATTCGTATCTATGTATTCGTATCTAAAGGGCACTCGGTCTAAACAACGTTTTCGTTATCCACTTTCAAGGAATTTACGTCACTTCCCGATGTTGCTTTCAACTCGGGATATCTCGGCATCAATACAAAGTTATTAGCATCATAAGTATTGTCTTCCACAGTATTCTTCCACTGATTGACAATCATCTTCAGAGGTTCCAAGCACTGCAGGCTTTGCTTTACTCTCAACAATTCAATGTTGCACTGATTCTCAACCTCAAGAAGTTTTAACTTAAAAGCCTTCGCCAACATCTGCTTTCTTATGGCATTCTTCTTTTCCATCTGGGCCATGTTAAGAGTAGTCTGATACTTTTGTAATTGCTTTTCGTACTCTATGAGATTCTCATCATAGTTTAATTTAGCATCAACACACGTCACATATGGGTTTGAACTGTCTTTGAAACTTTCCTGTAGACTTTGGGAAGTCGAGACGCCGTCATGTGTGTTTGAATAAGCAGGTTTGGTATCTTCAACTACTGGACTATGGGTAATTTTACTCTCCATTTCTAATTTTGACTTCTCTTCGCTGAGCTCAAATTTTAGTGAC
Proteins encoded:
- the LOC133520408 gene encoding uncharacterized protein LOC133520408; the protein is MDSSNLASGDNISQHIPSKINEANKQDAKEVEAQVIKDDQESASQADDETKIKERIAQCRSIIESLKFELSEEKSKLEMESKITHSPVVEDTKPAYSNTHDGVSTSQSLQESFKDSSNPYVTCVDAKLNYDENLIEYEKQLQKYQTTLNMAQMEKKNAIRKQMLAKAFKLKLLEVENQCNIELLRVKQSLQCLEPLKMIVNQWKNTVEDNTYDANNFVLMPRYPELKATSGSDVNSLKVDNENVV